One window from the genome of Pseudomonadota bacterium encodes:
- a CDS encoding formimidoylglutamate deiminase, producing MTTIFAKTALLPAGWADNVLIRTDDNGRITDVQPDSVAPHDAVQANGPVLPGMPNTHSHAFQRAMAGLTERVTGEKDSFWTWRDMMYRFAASITPDDLDVIATRLYIEMLKSGYTNVAEFHYLHHQPDGKPYDDRALTSRVLIEAALAVGIGMTHLPVLYAYSGFGGAAPHAGQKRFLNNVDEISGMVATLTASYADSAQVRIGLAHHSLRAVTPEMLTAATENLHAADKNAPVHIHIAEQQAEVDACIEWSGKRPVAWLLDHADLNENWCLIHATHMDEPETTALAESGAVAGLCPTTEANLGDGLFPLTGYLEAGGKIAIGSDSHISVSAREELRWLEYGQRLFFQARAVTRIAGSASSGAALYNRCLEGGAQAAGRKIGKIEKGFRADLIVLDGESPDLAGKNGDDILDVLIFAANSNPVRDVFCGGKQVVKDGHHVMESDTDTAYRAVLAKLLS from the coding sequence ATGACAACAATTTTTGCAAAAACCGCGCTTTTGCCCGCAGGCTGGGCCGATAACGTGTTGATCAGAACGGATGATAACGGCCGGATTACGGATGTGCAGCCGGATAGTGTCGCGCCGCATGATGCCGTGCAGGCAAACGGGCCGGTGCTGCCCGGTATGCCGAATACGCATTCCCATGCCTTTCAGCGGGCGATGGCGGGGCTGACGGAACGGGTGACGGGCGAGAAAGACAGCTTCTGGACATGGCGCGATATGATGTACCGTTTTGCCGCCAGTATCACCCCCGATGATCTGGACGTGATTGCCACACGTCTTTATATCGAGATGTTAAAGAGCGGCTATACCAATGTGGCCGAATTTCATTATCTGCACCACCAGCCTGACGGCAAACCCTATGATGACCGCGCCTTGACCTCGCGCGTTCTGATCGAGGCGGCTTTGGCGGTCGGTATCGGTATGACGCATCTTCCGGTGCTTTACGCCTATAGCGGTTTTGGCGGTGCAGCGCCGCATGCGGGACAAAAGCGTTTTTTGAACAATGTGGACGAGATCTCCGGCATGGTGGCAACGCTGACGGCGTCCTATGCGGATAGCGCACAGGTGCGGATCGGTCTGGCGCATCATTCGCTGCGGGCAGTGACGCCGGAGATGCTGACTGCGGCGACGGAAAATCTGCATGCGGCGGATAAAAACGCGCCGGTGCATATTCATATCGCCGAACAACAGGCGGAGGTCGATGCCTGTATTGAATGGAGCGGAAAGCGGCCCGTGGCCTGGCTGTTGGATCATGCTGATTTGAATGAAAACTGGTGCCTGATTCATGCCACCCATATGGATGAGCCGGAAACGACGGCATTGGCGGAAAGCGGTGCGGTGGCAGGGCTGTGTCCGACGACGGAGGCGAATTTGGGCGACGGGTTATTTCCGCTGACGGGATATCTTGAAGCGGGCGGGAAAATCGCCATCGGCTCGGACAGTCATATTTCCGTCAGCGCACGGGAGGAATTGCGCTGGCTGGAATACGGGCAGCGGCTGTTTTTTCAGGCGCGGGCGGTGACGCGGATTGCGGGTAGTGCCTCTTCAGGAGCGGCGCTTTATAACCGCTGTTTGGAGGGCGGTGCGCAGGCGGCGGGGCGTAAGATCGGAAAAATTGAAAAAGGATTCCGCGCTGATTTGATTGTGCTGGACGGGGAGAGCCCGGATCTGGCCGGAAAAAACGGTGACGATATTCTGGATGTGCTGATCTTTGCGGCCAATAGTAATCCGGTGCGTGATGTCTTCTGCGGCGGTAAACAGGTTGTGAAAGACGGGCATCATGTTATGGAATCTGATACCGATACGGCCTATCGCGCTGTGCTGGCGAAGCTGCTTTCCTGA
- a CDS encoding pyridoxal phosphate-dependent aminotransferase codes for MKKEFNLLSRRVQAIKPSPTMSLSAKAGALKAQGRDVINLGVGEPDFDTPVHIRDAAKAAMDAGQTRYTPVNGTMELRKAICEKFKRENNLDYAPDEVIVGTGGKQILYNAFMATLDKGDEVIIPAPYWVSYPDMVELAEGTPVMVECTSDDSFKLTPEKLEAAITENTKWVVLNSPSNPTGAAYTREEMKALTDVLLKHPQVHVLTDDIYEHLVYDGFEFVTPAEVAPELKDRTLTVNGVSKAYAMTGWRIGYAAGPKELIKAMSNIQSQSTSNASSVSQAAAVAALNGDQEFLKDWRKEFQARRDLVLSLLDKIDGIDCVKPEGAFYVYASCEGVIGKTTPSGKEIKNDQDFAEYLLEEKNVSVVHGEAFGLSPYFRISYALSQEDLTKACTRIKEAVDELQPAAVQKPAAKKKRGFFSGFGKR; via the coding sequence ATGAAAAAGGAATTCAATCTATTGTCGCGCCGTGTTCAGGCGATTAAACCTTCTCCGACGATGTCGCTTTCCGCAAAAGCGGGCGCACTGAAAGCGCAAGGGCGCGATGTGATTAACCTCGGCGTGGGGGAGCCTGATTTCGATACGCCGGTGCATATTCGTGATGCGGCAAAAGCGGCAATGGATGCAGGCCAGACGCGTTATACGCCGGTCAACGGCACAATGGAGCTGCGCAAAGCGATCTGTGAAAAATTCAAACGCGAAAACAATCTGGATTATGCGCCGGATGAAGTAATTGTCGGCACGGGCGGCAAGCAGATTTTATACAATGCCTTTATGGCGACGCTGGACAAGGGCGATGAAGTGATTATCCCTGCGCCGTATTGGGTCTCTTACCCCGATATGGTCGAACTGGCGGAAGGCACGCCGGTTATGGTTGAATGCACATCGGATGACAGTTTCAAACTGACACCGGAAAAACTGGAAGCCGCCATCACCGAAAACACGAAATGGGTTGTGCTGAATTCGCCCAGCAATCCGACAGGTGCGGCCTATACGCGGGAGGAAATGAAGGCGCTGACGGATGTGCTGTTGAAACACCCGCAGGTGCATGTGCTGACGGATGATATTTACGAACATCTGGTTTATGACGGTTTTGAATTCGTCACTCCTGCGGAGGTCGCGCCGGAATTGAAAGACCGTACGCTGACCGTGAACGGTGTCTCCAAAGCCTATGCGATGACAGGCTGGCGCATCGGTTATGCCGCAGGTCCGAAAGAGCTGATTAAGGCGATGTCGAATATTCAAAGTCAAAGCACTTCCAATGCCAGCTCCGTCAGTCAGGCGGCAGCAGTAGCCGCGCTGAACGGTGATCAGGAATTTTTGAAAGACTGGCGCAAAGAATTTCAGGCGCGCCGCGATCTGGTTTTGTCGCTGCTGGATAAAATCGACGGTATTGACTGCGTGAAACCGGAAGGGGCGTTTTACGTCTATGCCTCTTGCGAAGGGGTGATCGGAAAGACGACGCCATCGGGGAAAGAGATCAAGAATGATCAGGATTTCGCCGAATATCTGCTGGAAGAAAAAAACGTCTCCGTCGTTCATGGTGAGGCTTTCGGTCTGTCACCCTATTTCCGCATTTCCTACGCTTTGTCGCAGGAGGATCTGACCAAAGCCTGTACCCGCATTAAAGAAGCGGTAGATGAATTACAGCCTGCGGCAGTACAAAAACCTGCGGCCAAGAAAAAGCGCGGCTTTTTCAGCGGTTTCGGCAAGCGGTGA
- a CDS encoding FecR domain-containing protein, translating into MRKIAFILMIFAVFTLLLPAAAKAEGQAIGVLLEIEGAAHITRADGSVKQAVVDDEVFLDDVIKTGADGRAFLFLMDGTEWTLSENAVFQVNHYAFHPEDPEKNKARYSVVSGAFRYVSGMIAKTQEPDIAIDTSVGSIGIRGTDITAAVDTDGGYDIYVDEGKIEVANNGGKMFLTPGQGTFVKNKGIAPWHPKKWQPERLQRLRQAVHLKRGETIRARAKNLREKRKEKLKKHLQKRQEISPQQREQFKEKWQEKLQERRDTPQGERKGNLQEKLQQRRENSGQNIRQEKLQEKIRNRRGGGDGKAIRKWRTNP; encoded by the coding sequence ATGAGAAAAATAGCATTTATTTTGATGATTTTCGCGGTTTTCACGCTGCTGCTGCCTGCTGCGGCCAAAGCAGAGGGGCAGGCAATCGGCGTTTTGCTGGAAATTGAGGGGGCGGCGCATATTACCCGTGCGGACGGCAGTGTTAAACAGGCTGTGGTTGATGATGAGGTTTTTCTTGATGATGTCATTAAAACCGGCGCAGATGGGCGCGCTTTTTTGTTTTTGATGGATGGCACCGAATGGACGCTGTCGGAAAATGCGGTTTTCCAGGTCAATCACTATGCGTTTCATCCGGAAGATCCGGAAAAGAACAAGGCGCGTTATTCCGTTGTCTCCGGTGCCTTTCGCTATGTCAGCGGCATGATTGCCAAAACGCAGGAACCTGATATTGCGATTGATACCTCTGTCGGCTCGATCGGTATTCGCGGTACGGATATTACGGCCGCAGTCGATACGGATGGCGGTTATGATATTTACGTTGATGAGGGCAAAATCGAAGTTGCCAATAACGGCGGTAAAATGTTTTTAACGCCGGGGCAGGGAACTTTTGTCAAAAACAAAGGCATTGCACCCTGGCACCCCAAAAAATGGCAGCCGGAGCGTTTGCAGCGGTTGCGTCAGGCCGTTCATTTGAAACGCGGCGAGACAATCCGTGCGCGTGCGAAGAATTTGCGGGAAAAACGCAAAGAAAAGCTGAAAAAGCATCTGCAAAAACGTCAGGAAATCTCGCCGCAGCAACGTGAGCAGTTTAAAGAAAAATGGCAGGAAAAACTGCAGGAACGCCGTGACACACCGCAAGGTGAACGTAAAGGCAATTTGCAGGAAAAGCTGCAGCAGCGGCGTGAAAATAGCGGACAGAATATCCGGCAGGAAAAACTGCAGGAGAAAATCCGCAACCGCCGCGGAGGCGGTGACGGCAAAGCCATACGGAAATGGCGCACCAATCCCTAG
- a CDS encoding cysteine desulfurase produces MPAQPKPLYFDYHATTPCAPEAVDAMLPYFHDKFGNPHAQSHKNGRAAAAVIDTAKEQIAALLNCDAGGLIITSGATEANNTALLGLCPEDGRHEILISALEHPSVLASIPALERKGFTVKIIPANKDGFVTADALKEIISDQTRIVSVMAANHEIGTVQPIKELAAVAHEYGALFHSDAAQCAGKVAIDIRDAEIDMLSLSAHKLYGPCGIGALYVRTKPPLSLEPVLNGGLQQRCRSGTVPLALSVGMGVAAEIARTGMAQYTEKLNGLVDLLLSELPDDIRINGARSPRIPGSINLLLPSCAAEDVLLDLADDLCLSTGSACKSGSGKPSGVLKAIGLTDEETFRALRISMGRDTTEEDVRFAAAKLAPYCTVKKTDRTDAAGRRSA; encoded by the coding sequence ATGCCTGCACAGCCTAAACCCCTTTATTTTGATTACCACGCCACAACGCCCTGCGCCCCCGAAGCGGTGGACGCGATGCTGCCCTATTTCCATGACAAATTCGGCAATCCGCATGCACAATCTCATAAAAACGGACGCGCCGCCGCCGCCGTCATCGACACGGCAAAAGAACAAATCGCCGCCTTATTGAATTGCGATGCCGGCGGATTAATCATCACCAGCGGCGCAACCGAAGCCAATAACACGGCGCTTTTAGGCCTGTGCCCCGAAGACGGGCGTCATGAAATCCTGATCAGTGCTTTGGAACATCCGAGCGTTCTGGCCTCCATCCCCGCGCTGGAACGCAAAGGCTTTACCGTCAAAATCATCCCCGCCAATAAGGACGGCTTTGTCACCGCCGATGCCTTAAAGGAGATTATTTCCGATCAAACACGTATCGTTTCCGTGATGGCGGCAAATCATGAAATCGGCACAGTGCAGCCGATCAAGGAACTGGCCGCTGTTGCACATGAATATGGCGCATTGTTCCACAGTGATGCCGCCCAATGCGCAGGGAAGGTAGCGATTGATATCCGTGATGCGGAGATTGATATGCTGAGCCTGTCGGCACATAAGCTCTACGGCCCTTGCGGTATCGGTGCGCTTTATGTGCGGACAAAACCGCCGCTCTCGCTGGAACCTGTTTTAAACGGCGGGTTACAGCAACGCTGCCGTTCGGGCACGGTACCGCTGGCGCTATCGGTCGGTATGGGTGTGGCCGCCGAGATTGCCCGCACAGGCATGGCGCAATATACCGAAAAACTGAACGGGCTGGTTGATCTGCTGCTGTCGGAATTGCCGGATGATATCCGCATCAACGGCGCACGCAGCCCGCGTATCCCGGGATCAATCAACCTGCTGCTGCCGTCTTGTGCAGCGGAAGATGTGCTTCTGGATTTGGCGGATGATCTTTGCCTGTCCACGGGTTCGGCCTGTAAATCAGGCAGCGGCAAGCCTTCCGGTGTTTTAAAAGCCATCGGCCTCACGGATGAGGAAACATTCCGCGCCCTGCGTATTTCCATGGGCCGCGATACAACAGAAGAAGATGTGCGTTTCGCCGCCGCAAAACTGGCACCTTACTGTACGGTCAAAAAGACCGACCGCACGGATGCGGCCGGTCGTCGTTCTGCTTAA
- the xdhC gene encoding xanthine dehydrogenase accessory protein XdhC, which translates to MKPDISHRWLSDLSELRKHETPCVLITVVSAKGSTPRESGTKMIVTQFQQLGTIGGGNLEFEAIAAARKLLEDAAAAPEIHDYALGPSLAQCCGGAVTVLLEPFLANCKTLVLFGAGHVGKEIVKVLEGLPVKIKWVDERVNEFPQELPGNVEKIITAGPVDELKNLGDNTYILVITHSHDLDYAIVEKALKQHHFSYLGLIGSDTKRAKFEKRLQADGISAERLSDLTCPIGVEGVKGKHPREIAIAVAAELLQNGLVASAAKHPAENDKKERDKNACTA; encoded by the coding sequence ATGAAACCCGATATCAGCCACCGCTGGCTTTCCGATTTAAGCGAGTTGCGCAAACATGAAACGCCCTGTGTCTTGATTACCGTCGTCTCTGCCAAGGGCTCCACCCCGCGCGAATCCGGCACAAAAATGATCGTCACGCAATTCCAGCAGCTCGGCACAATCGGCGGGGGAAATCTGGAATTCGAAGCCATTGCAGCGGCGCGAAAACTGCTGGAAGATGCCGCCGCCGCACCGGAAATCCATGACTATGCCCTTGGTCCGTCTTTGGCGCAATGCTGCGGCGGTGCCGTCACAGTTTTGCTGGAGCCGTTTCTGGCCAATTGCAAAACACTTGTTTTGTTCGGCGCAGGACATGTCGGCAAAGAGATTGTGAAAGTTCTGGAAGGGCTGCCCGTTAAAATCAAATGGGTTGATGAACGCGTCAATGAATTCCCGCAAGAGCTGCCCGGCAATGTCGAAAAAATCATCACCGCCGGCCCTGTGGACGAGCTGAAAAATCTTGGAGACAACACCTATATTCTGGTCATCACCCACAGCCATGATCTTGACTATGCGATTGTTGAAAAAGCGCTGAAGCAGCATCATTTTTCTTATCTGGGTCTGATCGGATCAGACACGAAACGCGCAAAATTTGAAAAACGCCTGCAGGCGGACGGTATCAGTGCCGAACGCTTATCCGATCTGACTTGCCCTATCGGCGTCGAGGGGGTAAAAGGAAAGCATCCGCGCGAGATTGCCATCGCCGTCGCCGCAGAATTGCTGCAAAACGGATTGGTAGCATCCGCAGCAAAACATCCTGCGGAAAATGACAAAAAGGAGAGAGATAAAAATGCCTGCACAGCCTAA
- a CDS encoding two pore domain potassium channel family protein — translation MFTQLLLGTFMIGATVVFHAFAFDFIIKKVRWLEDSVLRNIRRIWKALLLAIVVLAVFVALVIEMWAWCGLFYGLGAFPDLEQSLYYSIATFTTAGYGDVIPTDNWRLLGSIASANGFLLFGWSTAFIFEITATIYRREAKKIET, via the coding sequence ATGTTTACACAGCTGTTACTCGGCACATTTATGATCGGCGCAACCGTTGTCTTTCACGCCTTTGCCTTTGATTTCATCATCAAAAAGGTACGCTGGCTGGAGGATAGCGTTCTGCGCAATATCCGCAGAATCTGGAAGGCGCTGTTACTGGCCATCGTCGTTCTGGCGGTTTTTGTCGCGCTGGTCATCGAGATGTGGGCATGGTGCGGATTATTTTACGGGCTAGGCGCCTTCCCCGATCTGGAACAATCCCTTTATTATTCCATTGCCACCTTCACAACGGCGGGTTACGGCGATGTTATCCCGACCGATAACTGGCGGTTGCTTGGCAGCATCGCCTCGGCGAACGGCTTTTTGCTGTTTGGATGGAGCACGGCCTTTATCTTCGAGATCACCGCGACAATCTACCGCCGCGAAGCCAAGAAAATAGAAACCTGA